A DNA window from Eikenella exigua contains the following coding sequences:
- the mgtE gene encoding magnesium transporter yields the protein MPTLLPSSEQPQIDISRIHELADALLPVSNTIRPESVLDNPYLNSCLAELIEILHELHPADIAAVLESLPLQSRLLVWKLVEPESDGTILLEVSDVVRESLIETMERQEILAAVEDMDVDDLAELADDLPRQVVAEALQSLDEDERAKVQASMSFADNQVGAIMDFELVSIRADVTCEVVMRYLRRFESLPDHTDKIFVVDENDVLQGVLPIRKLLVADPDEIVEHIMARDIVRFRPEDNTEEAAQAFERYDLVTAPVTDADGKLIGRLTVDEMVDVIREETEADMLNMAGLQEDEDLFAPVLDSVKNRWMWLAINLCTAFLASRVIGAFEGSIAQIVALAALMPIVAGIGGNSGNQTITMIVRAMAMGQLSGSQALHLLRKEVGVALINGVIWGGVMGVVAWLLYKNIGIGLVMVAAMTLNLLLAATVGVLIPVIMDKLGRDPALGSSVLITAVTDSGGFLIFLGLATIFLL from the coding sequence ATGCCTACCCTACTGCCCTCTTCCGAACAACCGCAGATCGACATCAGCCGTATTCACGAACTGGCCGATGCCCTGCTGCCGGTGTCCAACACCATCCGGCCCGAAAGCGTGCTGGATAATCCCTATCTCAACAGCTGCCTGGCCGAGCTCATCGAAATTCTGCACGAGCTGCATCCAGCCGATATTGCCGCCGTGCTTGAATCGCTGCCGCTGCAATCGCGCCTGTTGGTGTGGAAACTGGTTGAGCCGGAGAGCGATGGCACCATTCTTTTGGAAGTATCTGATGTCGTTCGCGAATCTTTGATTGAAACCATGGAACGGCAGGAAATCCTGGCCGCCGTGGAAGACATGGACGTGGACGACTTAGCCGAGCTGGCCGACGACCTGCCGCGCCAAGTAGTGGCCGAAGCCCTGCAATCATTGGATGAAGACGAACGCGCCAAAGTACAGGCCTCCATGTCGTTTGCCGACAACCAAGTGGGCGCCATCATGGACTTCGAACTGGTGAGCATCCGCGCTGATGTTACCTGCGAAGTGGTGATGCGCTACCTACGCCGCTTCGAGAGCCTACCCGACCACACCGACAAAATCTTCGTAGTCGACGAAAACGACGTCTTGCAAGGCGTGCTGCCCATCCGCAAGCTCCTCGTGGCCGACCCCGACGAAATCGTCGAGCACATCATGGCGCGCGATATTGTGCGCTTCCGCCCCGAAGACAACACCGAAGAAGCCGCGCAAGCGTTTGAGCGTTACGACTTGGTAACCGCGCCCGTGACCGATGCCGATGGCAAACTCATCGGCCGCCTGACCGTGGACGAAATGGTGGACGTGATTCGTGAAGAAACCGAAGCCGATATGTTGAACATGGCTGGTTTGCAGGAAGACGAAGACCTGTTCGCCCCCGTGCTTGATTCCGTGAAAAACCGCTGGATGTGGCTGGCCATCAACCTCTGCACCGCCTTTCTCGCCAGCCGTGTGATTGGCGCATTCGAAGGCAGCATTGCTCAAATTGTCGCCCTAGCTGCACTAATGCCGATTGTGGCCGGCATCGGCGGTAACTCCGGCAACCAAACCATCACCATGATCGTGCGTGCCATGGCCATGGGACAGCTTTCAGGTAGCCAGGCGCTGCACCTGTTGCGCAAAGAAGTGGGCGTGGCGCTGATCAACGGCGTGATTTGGGGCGGCGTGATGGGCGTGGTGGCCTGGCTGCTGTATAAAAACATCGGTATCGGCCTAGTGATGGTAGCCGCCATGACGCTAAACCTGCTGCTCGCCGCCACCGTGGGTGTGCTGATTCCGGTAATCATGGATAAACTCGGCCGCGATCCGGCACTGGGCAGCTCGGTGCTGATTACCGCCGTTACCGACTCCGGCGGCTTCCTGATTTTCCTCGGGCTGGCTACAATCTTTTTGCTTTGA
- a CDS encoding beta-ketoacyl-ACP synthase III has product MTYAKILGTGSYLPAKTLSNDDLAKIVDTSDEWITTRTGIKTRHIAADNEKCSDLAVAAARKALEAAGAESAEVDLIIVATSTPDMQFPATATIVQQKLGISGCPAFDVQAVCAGFMYAITTANAYIKSGMAKKALVIGADVFSRIMDWTDRRTCVLFGDGAGAVVLSASDKPGILHSKLLADGSYGHLLQTPGQIANGAVCGTPFLQMDGPGVFKFAVKALAKVAEDVIAEAGLIPEQIDWLVPHQANYRILESTAKHLKLGMEKVVLTVQDHGNTSAASIPLALDWGVRHGSIQRGHTLLLEGIGGGFAWGAVLVKY; this is encoded by the coding sequence ATGACCTACGCCAAAATCCTCGGCACCGGCAGCTACCTGCCGGCCAAAACGCTCAGCAACGACGACCTCGCCAAAATCGTGGACACCTCGGACGAGTGGATTACCACCCGCACCGGCATCAAAACCCGCCACATCGCCGCCGACAACGAAAAATGCAGCGACCTGGCCGTGGCCGCAGCCCGCAAAGCGCTGGAAGCCGCAGGTGCGGAATCCGCCGAAGTTGACCTAATCATCGTGGCCACCTCCACACCCGATATGCAGTTCCCCGCCACCGCCACCATCGTGCAGCAGAAGCTCGGCATCAGCGGCTGTCCTGCGTTCGACGTGCAGGCCGTGTGTGCCGGCTTTATGTATGCCATCACCACCGCCAACGCCTACATCAAAAGCGGCATGGCCAAAAAAGCCTTGGTAATCGGTGCCGACGTGTTCAGCCGCATCATGGACTGGACCGATCGGCGCACCTGCGTGCTGTTCGGCGACGGCGCCGGCGCCGTGGTGCTCAGCGCATCGGACAAACCTGGCATTCTGCACAGCAAACTCTTGGCCGACGGCAGTTACGGCCATCTGCTGCAAACCCCCGGCCAGATTGCCAACGGCGCCGTTTGCGGCACACCGTTTTTGCAGATGGACGGCCCCGGCGTGTTTAAATTTGCCGTGAAAGCGCTGGCCAAAGTGGCCGAAGACGTGATTGCCGAAGCCGGCCTCATCCCCGAGCAAATCGATTGGCTGGTGCCGCACCAGGCCAACTACCGCATTCTGGAAAGTACTGCCAAACATCTCAAACTCGGCATGGAAAAAGTAGTGCTCACCGTGCAGGATCACGGCAACACCTCCGCTGCCTCTATTCCCCTCGCCCTCGACTGGGGCGTGCGCCACGGCAGCATCCAACGCGGCCACACCCTGCTTTTGGAGGGCATCGGCGGTGGCTTCGCCTGGGGCGCGGTACTGGTAAAATATTAG
- a CDS encoding leucyl aminopeptidase, with translation MQFHLHSTSLPAGQDARLYLCTAAPADETAALLYGTLTESEPFAAARTPANGSFANIAVLKLDNTGRDTLAKAFRHAAGWVQKQPALTIDLNAFSAAELGDALNVLTTSLGEAVYRFDRFKKTAKPAALQQADFYTPAADESAQNALNRAQALLHGINLCKDLGNTAGNICTPAYLADTARAEAQAAGASAKIIGADYIREHMGSFWSVAKGSAQEPRLIELSYFGAPDKNAASVVLVGKGVTFDSGGISLKPGAEMDEMKFDMCGAASVIGTFIAAARAKLPINLIAIAPACENMPDAAANKPGDIVTAMDGTTIEVLNTDAEGRLILCDALTYAAQFKPTALIDVATLTGACVIALGSAASGLVANNQELADSLLAAARQSGDKAWQLPLFEEYSEQLKSNFADLQNIGGRPAGTLTAAAFLAHFTKEQTWAHLDIAGTAWKSGKEKGATGRPVPLLWQYLCNLAGV, from the coding sequence ATGCAATTCCACCTCCACTCTACCTCCCTGCCCGCCGGCCAAGACGCTCGCCTGTATTTGTGTACTGCCGCTCCAGCCGATGAAACCGCCGCCCTGCTCTACGGCACGCTCACCGAGAGCGAACCTTTCGCTGCTGCCCGCACTCCCGCTAACGGCAGCTTTGCCAACATTGCCGTGCTCAAGCTCGACAACACGGGGCGCGATACACTGGCTAAAGCCTTTCGTCACGCCGCCGGCTGGGTGCAGAAACAGCCCGCGCTCACCATTGACTTGAACGCCTTCTCCGCCGCTGAATTGGGCGATGCCCTCAACGTGCTCACCACTTCGCTGGGTGAAGCCGTGTACCGTTTCGACCGCTTCAAAAAAACCGCCAAACCCGCCGCCCTGCAGCAAGCCGATTTCTACACTCCCGCGGCCGATGAATCCGCCCAAAATGCGCTTAACCGCGCCCAAGCCCTGCTCCATGGCATCAATCTGTGCAAAGACCTCGGCAACACCGCCGGCAACATCTGCACGCCCGCCTATTTGGCCGACACTGCCCGCGCCGAAGCCCAAGCCGCAGGCGCATCCGCCAAAATCATCGGGGCAGACTACATCCGCGAACACATGGGATCATTTTGGTCGGTAGCCAAAGGCAGCGCTCAAGAGCCGCGCCTAATAGAGCTTTCCTACTTCGGCGCGCCCGATAAAAACGCCGCGTCCGTCGTGCTCGTGGGCAAAGGCGTAACCTTCGATAGCGGCGGCATCTCCCTCAAGCCCGGTGCCGAAATGGACGAAATGAAATTCGACATGTGCGGCGCTGCCAGCGTAATCGGCACCTTCATTGCCGCCGCCCGCGCCAAACTGCCCATCAACCTCATCGCCATCGCCCCCGCCTGCGAAAACATGCCTGATGCCGCCGCCAACAAGCCCGGCGATATTGTAACCGCCATGGACGGCACCACTATCGAAGTCCTCAACACTGATGCCGAAGGCCGTCTGATCCTGTGCGACGCCCTCACCTACGCCGCCCAATTCAAGCCTACCGCCCTCATCGACGTGGCCACCCTTACCGGCGCCTGCGTCATCGCGCTGGGCAGCGCCGCCAGCGGCCTGGTGGCCAACAATCAAGAATTGGCCGACAGCCTGCTCGCAGCCGCCCGCCAAAGCGGCGACAAAGCCTGGCAGCTGCCCCTGTTTGAAGAATACAGCGAGCAGCTCAAATCCAACTTTGCCGACCTGCAAAATATCGGCGGCCGCCCCGCCGGCACCCTCACCGCCGCCGCCTTCCTCGCCCACTTCACCAAAGAACAAACCTGGGCGCACCTCGACATCGCCGGCACTGCCTGGAAATCCGGCAAAGAAAAAGGCGCCACCGGCCGCCCCGTACCGCTTTTATGGCAATACCTCTGCAACCTAGCCGGCGTATAA
- a CDS encoding DUF3465 domain-containing protein, translated as MNKKQNKWLWLLVLLGIVAYFHFAEQPKSKPEQGAAQPQTAVVEQARVPHRNAAQPAAEPGATDGAELIVQAFAEQRSDVQVSGSGKVHRTLPDDTQGSRHQRFIMKLSNGQTVLVAHNIDLAPRIPRLQRGDTVGFSGEYEYNAQGGVIHWTHHDPAGRHADGWLEHNGQRYQ; from the coding sequence ATGAATAAGAAACAAAACAAATGGCTGTGGCTCTTGGTGTTGCTCGGCATCGTCGCCTATTTCCACTTTGCCGAACAGCCAAAATCCAAGCCGGAGCAGGGTGCGGCACAGCCGCAAACCGCCGTAGTCGAGCAGGCGCGTGTACCACACCGAAATGCTGCCCAACCTGCTGCCGAACCGGGTGCTACAGACGGCGCTGAACTGATTGTCCAAGCCTTTGCCGAGCAGCGCAGCGATGTGCAGGTGAGCGGCAGCGGCAAAGTGCACCGCACTCTGCCCGACGATACCCAAGGCTCGCGCCACCAGCGTTTCATCATGAAACTCTCCAACGGCCAAACCGTATTGGTGGCACACAATATCGACCTCGCGCCGCGCATTCCGCGTTTGCAGCGCGGCGATACGGTGGGCTTTTCCGGCGAATATGAATACAACGCCCAAGGCGGCGTGATCCACTGGACGCACCACGACCCGGCCGGCCGTCATGCGGATGGCTGGTTGGAGCATAATGGTCAACGGTATCAGTAG
- a CDS encoding subtype B tannase — MMKFKPALLAGILALACGSGAAKTIEVSQGYGLDFRTQNYTRQSTVVNGQTVAYRAYENIVYVANPADSAYQTINIYIPEAYFNGGSINGYTAQTAPIFLPNQIGGYMPAKAGVPGKGGFGPSKEGQVDAMQAALARGYVVASPGTRGRTAATGKAPAAIIDLKAAVRYLRFNDAVMAGDAEKIISNGTSAGGALSVLLGASGNQADYEPYLQQLGAAPAKDHIFAVSAYCPISILDHADAAYEWQFNGVNDYQKMDISMIDYHVERKLVNGTLTNEQIQISGSLKAQFPAYVNSLHLRDSQGRALRLDAQGNGSFKNYVASFLRCSAQSQLDAGKDLSSRNWLTIRNGKVSAVDFAAYARAAGRQKTPPAFDALDLSSGENQLFGTATTDKQHFTAFSYQHRTNAQATLADPHTVKLMNPMHYISRHTVPQHWRIRVGTADSDTSLAIAAILTAKLQNSGKRVDFALPWDVPHSGDYDLDELFDWMDKTVRRPRG; from the coding sequence ATGATGAAATTCAAACCCGCCCTGTTGGCCGGTATCTTGGCGCTGGCTTGCGGCAGCGGTGCGGCAAAAACCATCGAAGTCAGCCAAGGGTACGGCCTCGATTTCCGCACTCAAAACTACACCCGCCAAAGCACCGTAGTAAACGGCCAAACCGTAGCCTATCGTGCCTATGAAAATATCGTGTATGTGGCTAATCCGGCCGACAGTGCTTATCAAACTATCAATATCTACATCCCCGAAGCCTATTTCAACGGCGGCAGCATCAATGGCTACACCGCGCAAACCGCGCCCATCTTCCTGCCCAACCAAATCGGCGGCTATATGCCGGCCAAAGCCGGTGTGCCGGGGAAGGGTGGTTTCGGCCCAAGCAAAGAAGGGCAGGTTGACGCCATGCAGGCTGCTTTGGCCAGAGGATATGTGGTGGCCTCGCCTGGTACGCGCGGCCGCACCGCCGCCACCGGCAAAGCGCCTGCCGCGATTATTGATTTGAAAGCAGCCGTACGTTACCTGCGTTTCAACGATGCGGTGATGGCCGGAGATGCCGAAAAAATTATCTCCAACGGCACCAGCGCTGGCGGTGCTTTATCTGTGTTGCTCGGTGCCAGCGGCAATCAGGCCGACTACGAGCCCTATCTGCAACAGCTTGGTGCCGCTCCGGCCAAAGACCATATTTTCGCCGTTTCCGCCTATTGCCCGATTTCCATTTTAGATCATGCTGATGCTGCCTATGAATGGCAGTTTAATGGTGTGAATGACTACCAAAAAATGGATATTTCCATGATCGATTACCATGTTGAACGCAAATTGGTAAACGGCACGCTCACCAACGAGCAAATCCAAATTTCAGGTAGCCTTAAAGCCCAATTCCCAGCCTATGTGAACAGTCTGCACCTGCGTGATTCGCAAGGCCGGGCACTGCGGTTAGACGCGCAGGGCAACGGCAGCTTCAAAAACTATGTTGCCTCCTTCCTGCGCTGTTCAGCCCAAAGCCAGCTGGATGCAGGCAAAGACTTGAGCAGCCGCAACTGGCTCACTATCCGCAACGGCAAAGTGAGCGCAGTGGACTTTGCCGCCTATGCCCGCGCCGCCGGCCGCCAGAAAACACCGCCCGCTTTCGATGCGTTGGATTTGAGCAGCGGCGAAAATCAACTGTTCGGCACCGCTACCACCGACAAACAGCACTTCACTGCCTTCTCCTACCAACACCGTACCAATGCGCAAGCCACCCTGGCTGACCCGCATACTGTGAAGCTGATGAACCCGATGCACTACATTAGCCGGCACACCGTGCCACAGCATTGGCGCATCCGCGTTGGCACTGCCGATAGCGATACCTCGCTGGCCATAGCTGCTATCCTCACCGCCAAGCTGCAAAACAGCGGCAAACGGGTGGACTTCGCCCTGCCGTGGGACGTACCGCACAGCGGTGATTACGACTTAGACGAACTGTTTGATTGGATGGATAAAACCGTACGCCGGCCGCGCGGCTAA
- a CDS encoding NCS2 family permease: MQSFLDRYFKLSENKTTIRTELMAGLTTFLTMCYIVVVNPHTLSQAGMDFGAVFVATCISAAIGCLIMGALANYPIALAPGMGLNAYFTFSVVKGMGVPWQVALAAVFVSGIIFILFSFLKVREMLVNALPMSLKMAIAAGIGLFLALIALKGSGVVVGNEATLVHMGEFRLPVEGQPGVYTPNWPMLLALLGFFIIVVLDYFRVRGAIIIGILGVTLLAMPLGLTRFERVVSAIPSVAPTFMQMDFNHLFSGSLIAVIFVFFLVDLFDSTGTLVGVAHRAGLLENGKLPRLKKALFADSVAIVAGAVLGTSSTTPYVESASGVAAGGRTGLTAVTVGVLMLACLWFSPLAEAVPAFATAPALLYIGIHMMRSATEIDWHDMTEAAPAFLTMVFMPFSYSIADGIAMGFISYALVKLCCGRSHDVPPMVWGVAVLWALKFWFLGA; the protein is encoded by the coding sequence ATGCAATCCTTTCTAGACCGTTATTTCAAACTTTCCGAAAACAAAACCACCATCCGCACCGAGCTGATGGCGGGGCTCACCACCTTCCTCACCATGTGCTACATCGTCGTGGTGAATCCGCACACCCTGTCGCAGGCGGGGATGGATTTTGGCGCGGTGTTTGTGGCCACTTGTATTTCTGCCGCCATCGGCTGCCTGATTATGGGCGCGTTGGCCAATTATCCGATTGCGCTGGCGCCCGGCATGGGGCTGAATGCCTATTTCACCTTCAGCGTGGTCAAAGGCATGGGCGTGCCGTGGCAGGTGGCGCTGGCGGCGGTGTTTGTGTCTGGCATCATCTTTATTTTGTTCAGCTTTTTGAAAGTGCGCGAAATGCTGGTGAACGCGCTGCCGATGAGCCTGAAAATGGCGATTGCCGCCGGCATCGGCCTGTTTTTGGCGCTGATTGCACTCAAAGGCTCGGGCGTGGTGGTGGGCAATGAGGCCACGCTGGTGCACATGGGCGAATTCCGCCTGCCGGTGGAAGGGCAGCCGGGTGTATATACGCCGAATTGGCCGATGCTCTTGGCGTTGCTGGGCTTTTTCATCATCGTGGTGCTGGATTATTTCCGTGTGCGCGGTGCCATCATCATCGGCATTTTGGGCGTTACCCTGCTGGCTATGCCGCTGGGGCTTACCCGCTTCGAGCGTGTGGTGTCGGCCATTCCCAGCGTGGCGCCTACCTTTATGCAAATGGATTTTAATCATCTGTTTTCAGGTAGCCTGATTGCGGTAATTTTCGTATTTTTCCTGGTGGATTTGTTTGACAGCACCGGCACGCTGGTAGGCGTAGCGCACCGTGCCGGCCTGTTGGAAAACGGCAAGCTGCCGCGCCTGAAAAAAGCCCTGTTTGCCGATTCTGTGGCCATTGTGGCCGGTGCAGTGTTGGGTACTTCCTCTACCACGCCTTATGTGGAAAGCGCCTCTGGCGTGGCTGCGGGTGGCCGCACCGGGCTCACTGCCGTTACTGTGGGCGTGCTGATGCTTGCCTGCTTGTGGTTTTCGCCGCTGGCCGAAGCCGTGCCTGCCTTCGCCACCGCGCCGGCGCTGTTGTATATCGGCATCCACATGATGCGCTCGGCCACCGAAATCGACTGGCACGACATGACTGAAGCCGCCCCCGCTTTCCTTACCATGGTGTTTATGCCGTTTTCCTATTCGATTGCCGACGGCATCGCCATGGGCTTCATCAGCTATGCCTTGGTGAAACTGTGCTGCGGCCGATCCCACGACGTGCCGCCGATGGTGTGGGGCGTGGCCGTATTGTGGGCATTGAAATTCTGGTTCTTGGGCGCATAA
- a CDS encoding YbhB/YbcL family Raf kinase inhibitor-like protein, translating into MKVSTSAIQNGAFADRFGKRGSQFSPNGMPTYSIPFEISDAPPETQSFAVVLEDKDAITASGFVWVHWLIADLTRTSVPENDSQTAQDYVQGANSWASVLGQLDLEEASAYGGMAPPNCRHRYELFVYALDTKLNLPQGFRYNDLHFAMRGHILAEAYAVGTYDV; encoded by the coding sequence ATGAAAGTCAGCACTTCCGCCATCCAAAACGGCGCATTCGCCGACCGCTTCGGCAAACGCGGCAGCCAATTCAGCCCCAACGGCATGCCTACGTATTCCATCCCGTTTGAAATCAGCGATGCCCCGCCCGAAACCCAATCTTTCGCCGTGGTGTTGGAAGATAAAGATGCCATTACCGCCAGCGGCTTCGTATGGGTGCACTGGCTGATTGCCGACCTCACCCGCACTTCCGTGCCGGAAAACGACAGCCAAACGGCTCAAGATTATGTGCAGGGTGCCAACAGCTGGGCCAGCGTGTTGGGGCAGCTCGATTTGGAAGAAGCCTCCGCTTATGGCGGCATGGCACCGCCCAACTGCCGCCACCGCTATGAATTGTTTGTGTATGCGCTCGACACCAAGCTCAACCTGCCGCAAGGTTTCCGCTACAACGACCTGCACTTCGCCATGCGCGGGCATATCTTGGCCGAGGCCTATGCGGTGGGCACTTATGATGTGTGA
- a CDS encoding uracil-xanthine permease family protein has product MFQSFKTAVAGAQILFVAFGAMVLVPLLTGLNPAMALLGAGIGTLLFQALTGRKVPIFLGSSFAFIAPIIYAMQEWGMGGTMFGLFAAGFMYFVFAALIKYFGLPMVSRLLPPVVIGPVIMVIGLSVAVVASSMAMGQAGGNQVLDYTHSLLLSGFTFAVTVMVAVFGSKMMKLVPILIGVSAGYLMALAMGMVDTAPIAAAPWFAVPHFHSPQVNWQAALFMLPVAIAPAIEHIGGIMAIGKVTGKDYAAEPGLHRTLAGDGLGVCVAGLIGGPPVTTYGEVTGAVMLTKNSNPAIMTWAAIFAICMAFFGKFNAFLASIPLPVMGGVMILLFGTIASLGLKTLIDAQVNLMQPKNLVIVSSVLTVGVGGMEMKLGSFSFAGVGLCALLAILLSLLLPDVRHDD; this is encoded by the coding sequence ATGTTCCAATCTTTTAAAACCGCAGTGGCGGGGGCGCAGATTTTGTTTGTGGCCTTCGGCGCAATGGTGCTGGTGCCGCTGCTCACAGGGTTGAACCCGGCGATGGCGCTGTTGGGCGCGGGCATCGGTACGCTGCTGTTTCAGGCGCTGACCGGCCGCAAGGTGCCGATTTTTCTGGGTTCGTCGTTTGCGTTTATCGCGCCGATTATTTATGCCATGCAGGAATGGGGCATGGGCGGCACGATGTTCGGGCTGTTTGCGGCGGGCTTTATGTATTTTGTGTTTGCCGCGCTGATTAAGTATTTCGGGCTGCCGATGGTTAGTCGATTGCTACCGCCGGTGGTGATCGGGCCGGTGATTATGGTGATCGGGCTTTCGGTGGCGGTGGTGGCCAGCAGCATGGCGATGGGGCAGGCTGGCGGCAATCAGGTGCTGGATTACACCCATTCGCTGCTGCTTTCTGGCTTCACGTTTGCAGTAACCGTGATGGTGGCGGTGTTCGGCAGCAAGATGATGAAGCTGGTGCCGATTTTAATCGGGGTGTCGGCCGGCTATTTGATGGCCTTGGCCATGGGCATGGTGGATACCGCGCCGATTGCGGCCGCGCCGTGGTTTGCCGTGCCGCATTTCCATTCTCCGCAGGTGAATTGGCAAGCCGCGCTGTTTATGCTGCCGGTGGCGATTGCGCCGGCGATTGAGCACATCGGCGGCATCATGGCTATCGGCAAGGTAACCGGCAAGGATTATGCCGCCGAGCCAGGGCTGCACAGAACGCTGGCCGGCGACGGCCTGGGCGTGTGCGTGGCCGGCCTGATCGGCGGCCCGCCGGTAACCACTTACGGCGAGGTAACGGGCGCGGTGATGCTCACCAAAAACAGCAATCCGGCCATCATGACTTGGGCGGCCATCTTCGCCATCTGCATGGCATTTTTCGGTAAATTCAATGCTTTCCTGGCTTCGATTCCGCTGCCGGTGATGGGCGGGGTGATGATTCTGCTGTTCGGCACGATTGCTTCGCTGGGGCTGAAAACGCTGATCGATGCGCAAGTAAACCTGATGCAGCCGAAAAACCTGGTGATTGTGAGCTCGGTGCTCACCGTGGGCGTGGGTGGCATGGAAATGAAGCTGGGCAGTTTCAGCTTCGCCGGCGTGGGCTTGTGCGCGCTGCTGGCGATTCTCCTGAGCCTGCTGTTGCCCGATGTGCGGCATGACGATTAA
- the miaB gene encoding tRNA (N6-isopentenyl adenosine(37)-C2)-methylthiotransferase MiaB: MKKVYIRTFGCQMNEYDSDKMLAVLAEEHGGIEQVAEPDNADIILFNTCSVREKAQEKVFSDLGRIKPIKQKNPNVIIGVSGCVASQEGAAIIERAPYVDVVFGPQTLHRLPKMIVDKETTGHSQVDISFPEIEKFDHLPPARVDGGSAFISIMEGCSKYCSFCVVPYTRGEEFSRPLNDVLTEIAGLAQQGVKEINLLGQNVNAYRGEMDNGEICDFAALLRIVHEIPGIERLRFTTSHPREFSDAIIECYRDLPKLVSHLHLPIQSGSDRVLSAMKRGYTALEYKSIIRKLRAIRPDLCLSSDFIVGFPSETEREFEQTLKLVKDIAFDLSFVFIYSPRPGTPAANLPDDTPHEEKVRRLEALNEVIEAETARINQTMLGTVQRCLVEGVSKKDPDQIQARTANNRVVNFTGDVSLINQMVEIEITEAFTFSLRGELVE, from the coding sequence ATGAAAAAAGTTTATATTCGCACCTTCGGCTGCCAAATGAACGAATACGACAGCGACAAAATGCTCGCCGTCCTCGCTGAAGAACACGGCGGCATCGAGCAGGTTGCCGAGCCGGACAACGCCGACATCATCCTGTTTAACACCTGCTCCGTGCGCGAAAAAGCGCAGGAAAAAGTGTTTTCCGACCTCGGCCGCATCAAACCCATCAAACAGAAAAATCCCAATGTGATCATCGGTGTGTCAGGCTGCGTCGCCTCGCAGGAAGGCGCAGCAATTATTGAGCGCGCGCCTTATGTGGACGTGGTATTTGGCCCGCAAACCCTACACCGCCTGCCCAAAATGATTGTGGATAAAGAAACCACCGGCCATTCGCAGGTGGATATTTCCTTCCCCGAAATCGAAAAATTCGATCACCTGCCCCCCGCCCGTGTGGACGGCGGCAGCGCGTTTATCTCCATCATGGAAGGCTGCTCCAAATATTGCAGCTTCTGCGTGGTGCCCTACACACGCGGCGAAGAATTCTCCCGCCCGCTCAACGACGTGCTCACCGAAATCGCCGGCCTGGCACAGCAAGGTGTGAAAGAAATTAACCTGTTGGGGCAGAACGTGAACGCCTATCGCGGCGAAATGGACAACGGCGAAATCTGCGACTTTGCCGCCCTGCTGCGCATCGTCCACGAAATTCCCGGCATCGAACGGCTGCGTTTTACCACCAGCCACCCGCGCGAGTTTTCCGATGCCATCATCGAATGCTACCGCGACCTGCCTAAGCTGGTGTCGCACCTGCACCTGCCGATTCAGAGCGGTTCCGACCGCGTATTGAGCGCGATGAAACGCGGCTACACCGCCTTGGAATACAAATCCATCATCCGCAAACTGCGCGCCATCCGCCCCGACTTGTGTCTGAGCAGCGACTTCATCGTCGGCTTCCCCAGCGAAACCGAGCGCGAGTTCGAGCAAACCTTGAAACTAGTGAAAGACATCGCCTTCGATTTGAGCTTCGTCTTCATTTACAGCCCGCGCCCCGGCACGCCCGCCGCCAACCTGCCGGACGATACGCCTCACGAAGAAAAAGTGCGCCGCCTCGAAGCCCTGAACGAAGTCATCGAAGCGGAAACCGCCCGCATCAACCAAACCATGCTCGGCACGGTGCAGCGCTGCTTGGTGGAAGGCGTGTCCAAAAAAGACCCCGACCAGATCCAAGCCCGCACGGCGAACAACCGCGTGGTGAATTTTACCGGCGACGTGTCGCTCATCAACCAAATGGTAGAGATCGAAATCACCGAAGCCTTTACCTTCTCGCTGCGCGGCGAACTGGTAGAGTAA
- a CDS encoding RDD family protein, translated as MRDFRKPNFNSQIGEEIKQVFRSAVLEDEPFDEDGINVELAAPWRRIAAAALNLLILLLFTIGVGFIVGLVGSLFGSNFGNPALIGYGTMLTYVIGQAMLMANSGQSLGKRIMGIRVISEDGSEPSLVQYLLLREAVILLPLAILLKFIPLIGGMLSLVVAAACILMMFMEDGNRRTGQDMLAKTLVIRD; from the coding sequence ATGCGGGATTTTCGTAAACCAAACTTCAATAGTCAGATAGGCGAAGAGATCAAACAAGTTTTCCGTTCCGCCGTTTTGGAAGACGAACCGTTTGACGAAGACGGCATCAATGTAGAGCTGGCGGCGCCGTGGCGGCGGATAGCTGCAGCAGCATTGAACCTGTTGATACTGCTGCTGTTTACCATCGGTGTCGGCTTTATTGTTGGCCTAGTCGGCAGCCTATTTGGCAGCAATTTCGGCAACCCTGCCCTCATCGGCTATGGCACGATGCTTACCTATGTGATTGGGCAGGCCATGTTGATGGCCAATAGCGGGCAGAGCCTGGGCAAACGCATTATGGGCATTCGCGTGATTAGCGAAGACGGCAGCGAGCCCAGCTTGGTGCAATACCTTCTATTGCGCGAAGCCGTCATTCTGCTGCCGTTGGCCATCTTGCTGAAATTCATCCCGCTTATCGGTGGCATGCTATCCTTGGTGGTGGCTGCTGCCTGCATCCTCATGATGTTTATGGAAGACGGCAACCGCCGCACTGGGCAGGATATGTTGGCAAAAACCTTGGTTATCCGCGATTAG